A window of Rubricoccus marinus contains these coding sequences:
- a CDS encoding carboxymuconolactone decarboxylase family protein, with product MLRPFLRRALSRTEASLGVPVDYLRYVADHDPAALLKFGLLQPATAHRKVLPPEVYHAARIAATQAADCGTCVQVEVNAARASGVAPEAIRAVLAGEPLSVPEADAVSFARMTAGGEDPTEPRQRLRERFGDRGVVELALAVATAQAYPTIKRALGFATACSRVEVEV from the coding sequence ATGCTCCGCCCGTTCCTCCGCCGCGCGCTCAGCCGCACCGAAGCCAGCCTCGGCGTCCCGGTCGACTACCTCCGCTACGTGGCGGATCACGACCCCGCCGCCCTGCTCAAGTTCGGGCTCTTGCAACCCGCGACGGCGCACCGGAAAGTGCTCCCGCCCGAGGTCTACCACGCCGCTCGCATCGCGGCCACGCAAGCGGCCGACTGCGGCACATGCGTGCAAGTGGAGGTGAACGCCGCGCGCGCCTCTGGCGTCGCGCCCGAGGCGATCCGAGCGGTCCTGGCCGGCGAGCCGCTTTCGGTGCCAGAGGCCGACGCGGTCTCTTTCGCGCGGATGACCGCCGGGGGCGAGGACCCCACCGAACCGCGCCAGAGGCTCCGGGAGCGTTTTGGCGACCGCGGTGTGGTCGAGCTCGCCCTCGCCGTCGCAACCGCACAGGCGTACCCGACGATTAAGCGTGCGCTGGGCTTCGCCACGGCGTGCTCGCGCGTGGAGGTAGAGGTGTAG
- a CDS encoding alpha/beta hydrolase yields MRLLAFLLLLPLAGCTAVTGIALDFVYDHQDLPPANVQNDISYVEDSLDPKHRLNLFMPLADSVRQRPWPTVVFVHGGGWTTGDKDLTFGGEDIYGNIGRFFAARGMGAATVSYRLQPGATWQEQVSDVARAVAEVRRRVTASGGDPNGLVLMGHSAGAHLIDRVALDRSAQEAAGIPQGAICGAISVSGAALDLRDRESFEIADNYPYYQTRFAPAGTAKMETAPLAPEPWQTEASVVPLLTPASPPFLVIYAEGDYPALIRQNELLIDALDASGVPHEVAIEPGNSHERIIATLSKEGKAAGPAMLGFVRGLSCE; encoded by the coding sequence ATGCGCCTCCTCGCGTTCCTCCTGCTCTTGCCCCTGGCGGGCTGCACCGCCGTCACGGGCATCGCCCTCGACTTCGTCTACGATCACCAGGACCTCCCGCCCGCAAACGTCCAAAACGACATCTCGTACGTCGAGGACTCGCTCGACCCCAAACACCGGCTCAACCTGTTTATGCCGCTCGCGGACTCGGTCCGCCAGAGGCCGTGGCCGACGGTCGTCTTCGTGCATGGCGGCGGTTGGACCACCGGCGACAAAGACCTCACGTTCGGCGGGGAAGACATCTACGGCAACATCGGGCGCTTTTTCGCCGCGCGCGGGATGGGCGCCGCAACGGTCAGCTATCGCCTGCAGCCAGGCGCGACGTGGCAGGAGCAGGTCTCGGACGTGGCGCGCGCCGTCGCCGAGGTCCGCCGCCGCGTGACCGCCTCTGGCGGCGATCCCAACGGCCTGGTCCTGATGGGCCACTCGGCGGGAGCCCACCTCATCGACCGCGTCGCACTGGACCGCTCGGCGCAAGAGGCCGCGGGCATCCCGCAAGGAGCCATCTGCGGCGCGATCTCGGTCAGCGGCGCCGCCCTCGACCTGCGCGACCGCGAGTCGTTCGAGATCGCGGACAACTACCCGTACTACCAGACGCGCTTCGCGCCGGCCGGGACGGCCAAGATGGAGACTGCGCCTCTGGCGCCGGAGCCGTGGCAGACCGAGGCGTCCGTCGTCCCGCTCCTCACGCCCGCTTCGCCGCCGTTCTTGGTGATCTACGCCGAGGGCGACTACCCGGCGCTGATCCGGCAGAACGAGCTGCTGATCGACGCGCTCGACGCCTCTGGCGTGCCGCACGAGGTCGCGATCGAGCCCGGCAACTCCCACGAGCGCATCATCGCGACGCTGAGCAAGGAGGGCAAGGCCGCGGGCCCAGCGATGCTCGGCTTCGTGCGCGGCCTGAGCTGCGAGTAG
- a CDS encoding DinB family protein, which translates to MTARPRPEEYAPFYAGYIDAVPDVDLFETLETQPVELDQLLAEADPDYAYEPGKWAVLQVIQHMADTERVFAFRALWWARGETSPLAGFDQDDWMPHAPEQSLGEAFTEFLAIRASTLALFQPLAPEAWGRGGEASGHHMTVRAAAWVLAGHVEHHTRILRERYGLG; encoded by the coding sequence ATGACCGCCCGACCGCGCCCCGAGGAATACGCCCCGTTCTACGCCGGCTACATCGACGCCGTCCCGGACGTGGATCTGTTCGAGACGCTGGAGACGCAACCCGTCGAGCTCGACCAGCTCCTCGCCGAGGCCGATCCGGACTACGCCTACGAACCGGGCAAGTGGGCCGTCCTCCAGGTCATCCAGCACATGGCGGATACCGAGCGCGTGTTCGCCTTCCGCGCGCTCTGGTGGGCGCGGGGCGAGACATCGCCTCTGGCGGGATTCGACCAAGACGACTGGATGCCGCACGCGCCCGAGCAATCGCTCGGCGAGGCGTTCACCGAGTTCTTGGCTATCCGCGCGTCGACGCTCGCGCTATTTCAGCCGTTGGCGCCAGAGGCCTGGGGCCGCGGCGGCGAGGCCAGCGGTCACCACATGACCGTTCGTGCGGCGGCGTGGGTCCTGGCCGGTCACGTGGAGCACCACACGCGCATCCTGCGCGAGCGGTACGGGTTGGGCTAG
- a CDS encoding DEDD exonuclease domain-containing protein: MTHTSSHTPGTFRASVPSVPHPARGLLISEATFCIVDTETTGSRAGDDRLIEVGAVRMVGGEVVEEFQQLIDPERHVPRRITRLTGISTGMVYGQPTVREVMPRFREFLGDSIMVAHNLPFDLRFLDLALDEAGLPPIQNPAVDTLRLARRLLSALPSKGLSRLTEHFGIEVKGRHRALGDAGATAELLWILLSRMQIEFGVETVEDLLTFQHRRYKDTRREPSHLKKIREEMLPDLPERPGVYSMRDGRGRVIYVGKAKNLKNRVRSYFVGVENHPPKTKKLVRDVREVTWDETGTELAALLDESRRIKSLLPVYNRALRRYRDYPFLRLDVSSTYPTISWVPRIAHDGAEYYGPLARRGQADELVELIGRLFKLRECDENVFNLGRPCLYHEMGRCGAPCLGGVADAYADEVERVRAFLTGRDTDALDALEAAMHEAAANREFESAAWYRDQRERLTTTLGRQKQIASPVHDHNVVLVEPLAPGYAGFENGGAQLFLMRHGRLAARVDIASNLGAGEIEDLRETLDEHFDPLASPPEAHLRADVDEMRILAAWMRRFPAPARQVRWHESMSSDDFLDAVLKAAGSALPDAEEEPVEEEEL, from the coding sequence GTGACACACACGTCGTCACACACACCCGGTACCTTCCGGGCTAGCGTCCCGTCAGTCCCGCATCCCGCCAGAGGCCTGCTCATCTCCGAAGCCACGTTCTGCATTGTCGATACCGAGACCACGGGCTCTCGGGCGGGAGACGACCGTCTGATCGAGGTGGGCGCCGTGCGGATGGTGGGCGGCGAGGTGGTCGAGGAGTTCCAGCAGCTCATCGACCCCGAGCGGCACGTACCGCGGCGTATTACGCGTCTGACCGGCATCTCCACCGGCATGGTCTACGGCCAGCCCACGGTCCGGGAGGTGATGCCGCGCTTCCGGGAGTTCCTGGGCGACTCCATCATGGTGGCCCACAACCTCCCGTTCGACCTCCGCTTTCTGGACCTCGCCCTCGACGAGGCGGGCCTACCGCCCATCCAGAACCCGGCCGTCGACACGCTCCGGCTCGCGCGGCGGCTGCTCTCCGCGCTGCCCTCTAAGGGCCTCTCGCGCCTGACGGAGCACTTCGGCATCGAGGTCAAGGGGCGCCACCGCGCCCTCGGCGACGCCGGGGCAACGGCCGAGCTGCTGTGGATCCTCCTCTCGCGGATGCAAATCGAGTTCGGCGTCGAGACGGTGGAGGACCTGCTGACCTTCCAGCACCGCCGGTACAAAGACACGCGGCGCGAGCCCTCGCACCTCAAGAAGATCCGCGAGGAGATGCTGCCGGACCTGCCGGAGCGTCCCGGCGTGTACTCCATGCGTGATGGGCGCGGCCGAGTCATCTACGTCGGCAAGGCGAAAAACCTCAAGAACCGCGTCCGGAGCTACTTCGTGGGCGTGGAGAACCACCCACCGAAGACGAAAAAGCTCGTGCGCGACGTGCGCGAGGTGACGTGGGACGAGACCGGGACCGAGCTGGCTGCGCTGCTGGACGAGAGCCGCCGCATCAAAAGCCTGTTGCCCGTCTACAACCGCGCGCTGCGCCGCTACCGGGACTACCCGTTTTTGCGGCTGGACGTGAGCTCCACCTACCCCACCATCTCCTGGGTGCCGCGCATCGCGCACGACGGCGCCGAGTACTACGGGCCTCTGGCGCGCCGCGGCCAGGCCGACGAGTTGGTGGAGTTGATCGGCCGGCTGTTCAAGCTGCGCGAGTGCGACGAGAACGTGTTCAACCTCGGCCGTCCGTGCCTCTACCACGAGATGGGCCGGTGCGGCGCCCCGTGCCTTGGCGGCGTCGCCGATGCCTACGCCGATGAGGTGGAGCGCGTCCGCGCCTTCCTGACCGGCCGGGACACCGACGCGCTGGACGCGCTCGAAGCGGCCATGCACGAGGCCGCCGCCAACCGCGAGTTCGAGTCCGCCGCGTGGTACCGCGACCAGCGCGAACGCCTCACCACAACCCTGGGCCGCCAGAAGCAGATCGCCTCGCCTGTCCACGACCACAACGTGGTCCTCGTGGAGCCTCTGGCGCCCGGCTACGCCGGCTTCGAGAACGGCGGCGCCCAACTCTTCCTCATGCGCCACGGCCGCCTCGCCGCCCGCGTCGACATCGCGTCGAACCTCGGCGCCGGGGAGATCGAGGATCTTCGCGAGACGCTCGACGAGCACTTCGACCCGCTGGCGTCGCCGCCAGAGGCGCACCTCCGCGCCGATGTGGACGAGATGCGCATCCTCGCGGCATGGATGCGCCGCTTCCCCGCGCCCGCGCGCCAGGTCCGCTGGCACGAGTCCATGTCCTCGGACGATTTCCTGGACGCGGTGCTGAAAGCGGCCGGCTCGGCGCTGCCGGATGCGGAAGAGGAGCCGGTAGAGGAGGAAGAGCTCTAG
- a CDS encoding alkaline phosphatase, whose amino-acid sequence MPRLPLALAAVLACTACSGPVSSPEASMPGTPAATASGDTFRAAPAARPADAPQNVVLFIADGFGPTSATMGASAAEALGRDWTLGTGLIGASETSPSEGRVTDSAAGATAYSCGIKTYNGAIGVGPDKAPCRTLLEAAEAKGLSTGLVATSRITHATPASFAAHVEQRSQEAEIASQMITSGVDVMFGGGLGFFTGREDGRDLLAELRASGATVATDGAGFDALSSTPAVAIMAPSHLAYEVDRDETDQPSLAEMTTRAMDLLGEAAGARGFFLMVEASRIDHAGHGNDPVGHLHDILAYDEALAAALDWASENGNTLIVATADHETGGMSLGRDGIYAWDPQPLLDANASMERIAEQIAGGADPVAAVRDGLGFDSLEDGVAEAIRGAASSGDRAALSTLVRDLASEPAGIGWTTGGHTAVDVGLYAWGPGMERFRGRLTNDEVGRRLFAALGLTP is encoded by the coding sequence ATGCCTCGCCTGCCTCTGGCGCTCGCCGCCGTCCTCGCCTGTACCGCTTGCTCCGGCCCTGTGTCCTCGCCAGAGGCCTCGATGCCCGGCACGCCAGCCGCCACCGCCTCTGGCGACACGTTCCGCGCCGCCCCGGCTGCGAGGCCCGCGGACGCACCGCAGAACGTCGTCCTGTTCATCGCCGATGGCTTTGGGCCGACTTCGGCCACGATGGGCGCCTCCGCCGCCGAAGCGCTTGGCCGCGACTGGACGCTCGGGACCGGGCTGATCGGCGCGTCTGAGACCTCGCCCAGTGAGGGCCGCGTCACGGATTCCGCCGCGGGCGCGACGGCTTACTCGTGCGGGATCAAGACCTACAACGGCGCCATCGGCGTCGGCCCGGACAAGGCGCCGTGCCGGACGCTCCTCGAAGCCGCCGAGGCGAAGGGCCTCTCGACCGGTCTCGTCGCCACCAGCCGGATCACGCACGCCACACCCGCCTCCTTTGCCGCGCACGTGGAGCAGCGCTCGCAAGAGGCCGAGATCGCGAGCCAGATGATCACCTCTGGCGTCGACGTGATGTTCGGCGGAGGCCTGGGCTTCTTCACCGGCCGCGAGGACGGCCGCGACCTCCTCGCGGAGTTGCGCGCCTCTGGCGCGACGGTCGCCACCGACGGCGCGGGCTTCGACGCCCTCTCCAGCACGCCTGCTGTCGCCATCATGGCGCCGTCGCACCTCGCCTACGAAGTGGACCGCGACGAGACCGATCAGCCCTCGCTCGCCGAGATGACGACCCGCGCGATGGACCTCCTGGGCGAGGCGGCCGGCGCCAGAGGCTTCTTCCTCATGGTTGAGGCCAGCCGCATCGACCACGCCGGGCACGGAAACGACCCCGTCGGGCACCTGCACGACATCCTGGCCTACGACGAGGCCCTCGCGGCAGCGTTGGACTGGGCCTCGGAAAACGGCAACACGCTCATCGTCGCCACGGCGGACCACGAGACCGGCGGCATGTCGCTCGGGCGCGATGGCATCTACGCCTGGGACCCGCAGCCGCTGCTCGACGCCAACGCGAGCATGGAGCGCATCGCTGAGCAGATCGCGGGAGGCGCCGATCCGGTTGCCGCCGTCCGGGACGGACTTGGCTTCGACAGCCTGGAGGACGGCGTAGCCGAGGCGATCCGCGGCGCTGCTTCCTCTGGCGACCGCGCTGCGCTCAGCACGCTCGTACGTGACCTCGCCTCCGAGCCCGCTGGCATCGGCTGGACCACCGGCGGCCACACCGCCGTCGACGTCGGCCTGTACGCGTGGGGCCCCGGCATGGAGCGCTTCCGCGGCCGCCTGACCAACGACGAGGTGGGCCGCCGCCTCTTTGCTGCGCTCGGCCTCACGCCGTAG
- a CDS encoding YDG/SRA domain-containing protein: MPRDPIFGHVPGFPPGSLFADRDDLAASGVHRARRAGIVGRAAEGAESIVLSGGYVDDEDRGDVILYTGAGGRDPRTGRQVRDQILTRTNLALATSARLALPVRVVRGTSPDVRDPPEAGYRYDGLWRVTDYWQEAGEDGYRVWRFRLEAESSQRESVAPDLTRS; encoded by the coding sequence ATGCCGCGCGACCCCATCTTCGGACACGTCCCCGGTTTTCCACCTGGGAGCCTGTTCGCAGACCGCGACGACCTCGCGGCCTCTGGCGTGCACCGCGCGCGCCGTGCGGGCATCGTCGGCCGGGCAGCGGAAGGCGCAGAGTCCATCGTGCTCAGTGGAGGCTACGTGGACGACGAGGACCGCGGCGACGTGATCCTCTACACCGGAGCCGGAGGGCGGGACCCTCGGACGGGCCGGCAGGTGCGGGACCAGATCCTCACCCGGACCAACCTCGCGCTCGCCACCAGTGCGCGGCTTGCGCTCCCCGTCCGGGTGGTCCGCGGCACCAGCCCGGACGTGCGCGATCCGCCAGAGGCGGGCTACCGCTACGATGGCCTCTGGCGCGTCACGGACTATTGGCAGGAGGCCGGAGAAGACGGGTATCGGGTGTGGCGCTTCCGCTTGGAGGCGGAATCGAGCCAGCGCGAATCAGTGGCGCCAGACCTCACACGCTCGTGA
- a CDS encoding EcsC family protein, with amino-acid sequence MRLSDYERKAQREIERWERGESLFGQALGFAMKPVDWAFDKFVPDSVVDSLTDALTQALSSLNDASAWTMAPDDVLSAARDLEIDVDSVEDLRDVPLDELDAVAKRFTSQNTILSMLSGGGAGLGGALLLAADIPVLFTVNFRLIQQVAASYGFPLHGPEYSPLVVSIFNVAASGSREAKSDALRELSVAAAAFAHGSGYKGRKAQGTLREQMGHVPREIAKNLGAAKLGQMIPIAGAAVGAGVNYWFTDQTAQAAMMLSRALYLERKERL; translated from the coding sequence ATGCGACTCTCGGACTACGAACGGAAAGCCCAGCGCGAAATCGAGCGCTGGGAGCGCGGCGAAAGCCTTTTCGGCCAAGCCCTCGGCTTCGCCATGAAGCCCGTGGACTGGGCCTTCGACAAGTTCGTCCCGGACTCCGTCGTGGACAGCCTGACGGACGCGCTCACGCAGGCGCTCTCCTCCCTCAACGACGCCTCGGCGTGGACGATGGCGCCGGACGACGTGCTGAGCGCCGCGCGCGACCTGGAGATCGACGTGGACTCCGTCGAGGACCTCCGTGACGTACCGCTGGACGAGCTCGACGCCGTCGCCAAGCGGTTTACGTCGCAGAACACGATCCTCTCGATGCTCTCCGGCGGTGGCGCGGGGTTGGGCGGCGCGCTGCTCCTGGCGGCCGACATCCCCGTTCTGTTCACGGTCAACTTCCGCCTCATCCAGCAGGTGGCGGCCTCGTACGGCTTCCCGCTTCACGGGCCGGAGTACAGCCCGCTCGTGGTCTCCATCTTCAACGTTGCCGCCAGCGGCTCGCGAGAGGCCAAGAGCGACGCGCTCCGCGAGCTCTCGGTGGCGGCGGCGGCCTTCGCGCACGGCAGCGGCTACAAGGGCCGCAAGGCGCAGGGCACGCTCCGTGAGCAGATGGGCCACGTGCCGCGCGAGATCGCCAAAAACCTCGGCGCGGCCAAGCTTGGCCAGATGATCCCGATCGCGGGCGCGGCCGTCGGCGCGGGCGTGAACTACTGGTTCACGGACCAGACGGCGCAGGCGGCCATGATGCTCAGCCGCGCGCTCTACCTGGAGCGGAAGGAGCGCCTGTAG
- a CDS encoding sigma-54-dependent transcriptional regulator: MTVRLYVVDDDRHYARLLSYRLDKDTEHEVHTFASGEEALDALDANPPDLVLLDIMMPGIGGMETLRRLQLFKPDLPVVMISAQGTADVAVEAMKGGATDYITKGQDDLVKLDIVVKNLKQRVKLSREVERLRGEVAKKYGMDEIVGDSPAMERVYQLIEKTLRGNLTVAIQGESGTGKELVARAIHFNTPPQGGAKEGPGPFVVVNSAAIPKELMESEFFGHEKGSFTGAHARHIGKFEQANGGTLFLDEVGELDLKLQAKLLRALQNREITRVGGSETIKFECRVISATNKDVLKMVASGEFREDLYYRLFQFPVQLPPLRERDQDVLVLAHDFLRGYAKQYPRFKKKRLGADAARALMSYPWPGNVRELKSVVERAMMISDQDEITPEDLLIDGPHAIAPWAERVHKTASGAAPPRETPPPTSSGDGSSVPTMTVPAAFATGEPEPTLVAVPSPADLGLPMPSSPAATAVAEAPEADEPIVPLEDLKRRAVEHAYTVCDGSAERAAQELGIGRATMYRLLKKYEIEG, translated from the coding sequence ATGACTGTCCGGCTCTACGTCGTCGACGACGACCGCCACTACGCCCGCCTGCTTTCCTACCGGCTCGACAAAGACACCGAGCACGAGGTCCACACCTTCGCCTCTGGCGAGGAGGCGCTGGACGCGCTGGACGCCAACCCGCCCGATCTCGTCCTGCTCGACATCATGATGCCCGGAATCGGCGGGATGGAGACGCTGCGGCGGTTGCAGCTCTTCAAGCCGGATCTGCCCGTGGTGATGATCTCAGCACAGGGCACAGCCGACGTGGCCGTGGAGGCCATGAAGGGCGGCGCGACGGATTACATCACGAAAGGGCAGGACGACCTCGTCAAGCTGGACATCGTGGTCAAGAACCTCAAGCAGCGCGTCAAGCTTTCCCGCGAGGTGGAGCGGCTGCGCGGCGAGGTCGCGAAGAAGTACGGCATGGACGAGATCGTGGGCGACAGCCCGGCGATGGAACGCGTCTACCAGCTCATCGAGAAAACGCTTCGCGGCAACCTGACCGTCGCCATCCAGGGAGAGAGCGGGACGGGCAAAGAGCTCGTTGCGCGCGCCATCCACTTCAACACGCCCCCGCAAGGCGGCGCGAAGGAGGGGCCCGGGCCGTTCGTGGTCGTCAACAGCGCGGCCATCCCGAAGGAGCTGATGGAGAGCGAGTTCTTCGGCCACGAGAAGGGGTCCTTTACCGGCGCGCACGCGCGCCACATCGGCAAGTTCGAGCAGGCCAACGGTGGCACGCTGTTCCTGGACGAGGTGGGGGAACTGGACCTCAAGCTCCAGGCGAAGCTGCTCCGCGCGCTCCAGAACCGCGAGATCACGCGCGTCGGCGGGAGCGAGACCATCAAGTTCGAGTGCCGCGTCATCTCGGCTACGAACAAGGACGTGCTCAAGATGGTGGCCTCTGGCGAGTTCCGCGAGGACCTCTACTACCGCCTCTTCCAGTTCCCGGTCCAACTCCCGCCGCTGCGCGAGCGCGACCAGGACGTGCTCGTCCTCGCGCACGACTTCCTGCGTGGCTACGCCAAGCAGTACCCGCGCTTTAAAAAGAAGCGCCTCGGCGCCGACGCCGCCCGCGCACTCATGAGCTACCCGTGGCCCGGCAACGTCCGCGAGCTCAAAAGCGTGGTGGAGCGCGCGATGATGATCTCCGATCAAGACGAGATCACGCCCGAGGACCTGCTCATCGATGGCCCGCACGCCATCGCGCCGTGGGCCGAGCGTGTGCACAAGACGGCCTCTGGCGCCGCGCCGCCGCGCGAGACGCCGCCTCCCACGTCCTCTGGTGACGGCTCCTCCGTTCCGACGATGACGGTCCCGGCCGCGTTCGCAACCGGCGAGCCGGAGCCCACCCTGGTCGCCGTGCCCTCGCCGGCCGATCTCGGCCTGCCGATGCCCTCCTCGCCAGCCGCGACCGCCGTCGCCGAGGCGCCAGAGGCCGACGAGCCGATCGTGCCGCTGGAGGACCTCAAGCGCCGCGCCGTGGAGCACGCCTACACCGTCTGCGACGGGAGCGCCGAGCGCGCCGCCCAGGAGCTCGGGATCGGCCGCGCGACGATGTACCGCCTGCTGAAGAAGTATGAGATCGAGGGATAA
- a CDS encoding TetR/AcrR family transcriptional regulator encodes MDATATLSRRDRERLERRRAMLDAALGVFADHGYDGATLDEVAERAEFGKGTLYNYFPGGKAELFLALFEERVFGSLLAVIEGAFDESERLATPEAVREAFRGFVGALFAHFADHRHVLNLFMREAHRAAFDAETNALFARHQAALIQAVARPLQQAMDLGSLVPLPATAVAHLLMGNVKGYLLAYLGAECDPTGALQPPPHATPDAAAAFITTVLFDGPLARA; translated from the coding sequence GTGGACGCCACTGCTACCCTCTCCCGCCGAGACCGCGAGCGCCTGGAGCGCCGCCGTGCGATGCTGGACGCCGCCCTCGGCGTCTTCGCGGACCACGGCTACGACGGCGCCACGCTCGACGAGGTCGCCGAGCGCGCCGAGTTCGGCAAGGGGACGCTCTACAACTACTTCCCCGGCGGTAAAGCCGAGCTGTTCCTCGCTCTGTTCGAGGAGCGCGTGTTCGGCAGCCTGCTCGCGGTCATCGAGGGTGCCTTCGACGAGTCAGAACGCCTCGCGACGCCAGAGGCGGTCCGTGAGGCGTTCCGCGGCTTTGTCGGCGCGCTGTTCGCGCACTTCGCGGATCACCGCCACGTGCTGAACCTGTTCATGCGCGAGGCGCACCGCGCCGCGTTCGACGCCGAGACCAACGCGCTGTTCGCGCGCCACCAGGCGGCGCTGATCCAGGCGGTCGCCCGCCCGCTCCAGCAGGCGATGGACCTCGGCTCCCTTGTCCCGCTTCCGGCCACGGCCGTGGCGCACCTGCTTATGGGCAACGTCAAAGGCTACCTCCTGGCCTACCTCGGCGCCGAGTGCGACCCGACCGGGGCGCTCCAGCCGCCTCCCCACGCCACGCCCGACGCGGCGGCGGCCTTTATCACGACTGTGCTGTTCGACGGGCCCCTCGCCCGCGCCTGA
- a CDS encoding TolC family protein, translating into MRTSFRAPLALLFLLAAPPAAFAQTPDPDVPRMPMPDRPAPEASGEVVPANAVRLSLDEAIEIALERNYQLRNVQYDVTNAELQVSEAYGQLFPRADLTSSYTRNVVQANPFAGSSAGNIFSGLGAIDWIAFNENARTDDDPATMPISFQEYQRRIGEGQAAIGFVPGQAGSNPFGTDNAFQNSISISQPLYSGTAFAAVRGAKSLVDINRAAVAQAEDEVIHQTRQAYYGALLAQEQVQVVRASRQRAEDTYADFSQLVAAGVSPKLDRLNAEVDLANAETQLVSAEAGAATARDQLLFVLGLPVGAPVVLESSLATPEADLFRTVATVEALEAAVDTRPDLEQARLAIKLNEVQRDITAAAKYPTLSAFANLAYTANVPDNRTSVFAPDPSDPFTFEESTEGFFSDAYWQPAASIGLTLNWNLFDGFQTRRRVQQNTIAVQQAEVQLEQATQAARLEVANAIRELRSARQRLEAQSQTVQTAETAYAFAEERLDVGTASLVDVRLASQNLDTARLNYLQAVYDALIARSDYERATAVIAPGPVRPAAATPTTASIR; encoded by the coding sequence ATGCGAACCTCTTTCCGCGCGCCTCTGGCGCTCCTCTTCCTCCTCGCCGCCCCGCCCGCGGCCTTCGCGCAGACGCCGGACCCAGACGTGCCCCGCATGCCGATGCCCGACCGCCCGGCGCCAGAGGCCTCTGGCGAGGTTGTGCCCGCGAACGCGGTGCGGCTGTCGCTGGACGAGGCCATCGAGATCGCGCTGGAGCGCAACTACCAGCTCCGGAACGTGCAGTACGACGTGACCAACGCCGAGCTCCAGGTGAGCGAGGCGTACGGCCAGCTGTTCCCCCGCGCCGACCTCACGAGCTCGTACACGCGCAACGTCGTCCAGGCCAACCCGTTCGCGGGCTCCTCGGCGGGCAACATCTTTAGCGGGCTCGGCGCCATCGACTGGATCGCGTTCAACGAGAACGCCCGGACGGACGACGACCCGGCGACGATGCCGATCTCGTTCCAAGAGTACCAGCGCCGGATCGGCGAGGGGCAGGCCGCCATCGGGTTCGTACCCGGGCAGGCCGGCAGCAACCCGTTCGGGACGGACAACGCGTTCCAGAACTCGATCTCCATCTCGCAACCGCTCTACAGCGGGACGGCGTTCGCGGCGGTCCGCGGCGCGAAAAGCCTCGTGGACATCAACCGCGCGGCGGTCGCACAGGCCGAGGACGAGGTGATCCACCAGACCCGGCAGGCCTATTACGGCGCGCTTCTGGCGCAGGAGCAGGTGCAGGTGGTCCGCGCGAGCCGCCAGCGCGCCGAGGACACCTACGCCGACTTCTCCCAGCTCGTGGCCGCTGGCGTGAGCCCCAAGCTGGACCGGCTCAACGCCGAGGTCGACCTCGCCAACGCCGAGACGCAGCTCGTAAGCGCCGAAGCCGGCGCCGCAACGGCCCGCGACCAACTCCTCTTCGTGCTCGGCCTGCCCGTCGGCGCGCCGGTGGTGCTGGAAAGCTCGCTCGCCACGCCAGAGGCCGACCTGTTCCGGACCGTCGCAACCGTGGAAGCCCTGGAGGCAGCGGTCGATACGCGCCCGGACCTGGAGCAGGCCCGCCTCGCGATCAAGCTCAACGAGGTGCAGCGCGACATCACCGCGGCGGCGAAGTACCCCACGCTCAGCGCCTTCGCCAACCTCGCCTACACTGCCAATGTGCCCGACAACCGCACGTCGGTCTTCGCACCGGACCCCAGCGACCCGTTCACGTTTGAGGAATCCACCGAGGGCTTCTTCTCCGACGCCTACTGGCAGCCCGCCGCAAGCATCGGCCTGACGCTGAACTGGAACCTCTTCGACGGCTTCCAGACCCGCCGCCGCGTGCAGCAAAACACCATCGCGGTGCAGCAGGCGGAGGTGCAGTTGGAGCAGGCCACCCAGGCCGCGCGCCTGGAAGTCGCCAACGCGATCCGCGAGCTCCGCAGCGCCCGCCAGAGGCTGGAGGCGCAGAGCCAGACGGTGCAGACCGCCGAAACGGCTTACGCCTTTGCCGAGGAGCGCCTGGACGTGGGCACAGCCTCGCTCGTGGACGTGCGCCTCGCGAGCCAGAACCTCGACACCGCGCGCCTGAACTACCTCCAGGCCGTCTACGACGCGCTCATCGCCCGCTCGGACTACGAGCGCGCGACCGCCGTCATCGCCCCCGGCCCGGTCCGGCCCGCCGCCGCCACGCCGACAACGGCCTCGATCCGATGA